A genomic segment from Patescibacteria group bacterium encodes:
- the ppdK gene encoding pyruvate, phosphate dikinase, whose translation MNKKLVYSFGGGQADGRADMKNLLGGKGANLAEMASLGIPVPAGFTITTEVCTHFYQNNNAYPTGLETQVKAGISQMEKIMGAKFNDPDNPLLVSVRSGARVSMPGMMDTVLNLGLNPNTIQGLIKKSNNNERFAWDCYRRFVQMYGDVVLGLKPKNKQEQDPFEKIIEEVKDQKGIKEDTQLTTGDLKSIVEQFKAIVRERQAVEIPDDPWEQLWGGIAAVFKSWNTPRAIEYRRIHKISDDWGTATNVQSMVYGNMGADCATGVAFTRDPATGQKQFYGEFLFNAQGEDVVAGTRTPQQINASGRDALPEGNPSKELETLQKIMPALYRQLDNIQTKLESHYQNMQDIEFTIQQGKLWMLQTRNGKRTGRAAIKIAVDMVKERMLDQKAAILRVEPEQLDQLLHRQFDPKAEKNKIAKGLPASPGAAVGKVVFFADEAKKIGKDEKVILVRLETSPEDIGGMAAAQGIVTARGGMTSHAAVVARGMDTPAVVGCGALVIDYEKRQFTAGETLVRENDWISIDGSSGEVMLGQIPTVETQITDEFKTFMQWVDNFRKISVRTNADTPEDVKKALEYGAEGIGLCRTEHMFFGGERIKTVREMILADDEAGRRKALGKLLPMQRQDFIEIFRLMTDKPVTIRLLDPPLHEFLPQTDEDIAAMASEMQVPPEVIRARVSSLHETNPMLGHRGCRLGMTYPEITEMQTQAIMEAACIVKKEGIQVHPEIMVPLIGTVMEIKEQKAIIVRVAEAVTADRGIKVPYLVGTMIEIPRAALLADKIAKEAAFFSFGTNDLTQMCFGYSRDDAGKFLPEYIAKGVLTNDPFQQLDQEGVGQLIKMGIERGRATNPDLKIGICGEHGGDPASVEFCHRIGMNYVSCSPPRVPIARLAAAQAALKENPEP comes from the coding sequence ATGAACAAAAAATTAGTGTACTCATTTGGCGGCGGCCAAGCCGATGGTCGAGCTGACATGAAAAATCTTTTAGGCGGCAAAGGCGCCAACTTAGCAGAAATGGCTTCGCTTGGAATACCCGTACCAGCCGGCTTTACCATCACCACCGAGGTCTGCACCCATTTTTATCAAAACAATAATGCCTATCCAACAGGACTTGAAACGCAAGTTAAGGCCGGCATTAGCCAGATGGAAAAAATTATGGGCGCGAAATTCAACGACCCGGACAATCCTTTGCTTGTCTCTGTGCGTTCGGGCGCCAGGGTCTCCATGCCCGGTATGATGGACACAGTGCTTAATCTTGGATTAAATCCAAACACTATCCAGGGCCTTATTAAAAAAAGCAATAACAATGAACGTTTTGCCTGGGACTGCTACCGGCGCTTTGTCCAAATGTACGGCGATGTTGTGCTTGGGCTTAAGCCAAAAAATAAGCAAGAGCAAGATCCCTTTGAAAAAATTATTGAAGAAGTGAAGGATCAAAAAGGAATCAAAGAAGACACTCAATTAACCACAGGTGACCTGAAGTCCATTGTGGAGCAATTCAAAGCGATTGTGCGAGAGCGCCAAGCCGTTGAAATTCCTGATGACCCTTGGGAACAACTCTGGGGCGGCATTGCCGCAGTATTTAAAAGTTGGAACACTCCGCGAGCAATAGAATACCGAAGAATTCATAAAATTTCTGATGACTGGGGCACAGCCACAAATGTCCAATCCATGGTTTACGGAAACATGGGCGCTGACTGCGCCACCGGTGTTGCCTTTACCCGCGACCCAGCCACCGGACAAAAACAGTTCTACGGCGAATTTTTATTCAACGCCCAGGGTGAAGATGTTGTTGCCGGCACTCGCACCCCCCAACAGATCAACGCCAGCGGCCGAGACGCTCTGCCGGAAGGCAATCCCTCCAAGGAATTAGAAACGTTGCAAAAAATTATGCCCGCTCTCTATAGGCAGCTTGACAACATTCAAACAAAACTTGAAAGTCACTATCAAAATATGCAGGATATTGAATTTACTATCCAGCAAGGCAAACTTTGGATGCTGCAAACCAGAAACGGAAAACGCACCGGACGAGCCGCTATAAAAATTGCTGTGGACATGGTTAAAGAAAGAATGCTTGACCAAAAAGCTGCTATTTTACGAGTTGAACCCGAACAGCTGGACCAGCTCCTGCATCGGCAGTTTGATCCTAAAGCAGAAAAAAATAAAATTGCCAAGGGACTGCCCGCTTCTCCGGGAGCCGCTGTTGGCAAAGTAGTCTTTTTTGCTGATGAGGCTAAAAAAATAGGCAAAGATGAAAAAGTTATTCTGGTTCGTTTGGAAACATCACCCGAAGATATCGGCGGTATGGCCGCGGCTCAAGGAATTGTAACTGCCCGCGGCGGCATGACCAGTCACGCCGCCGTGGTTGCCCGCGGCATGGACACGCCGGCGGTTGTGGGCTGTGGCGCTCTTGTTATTGACTACGAAAAACGACAGTTTACAGCCGGCGAAACTCTGGTCCGAGAAAACGATTGGATCAGCATTGACGGTTCGAGCGGTGAAGTAATGCTCGGCCAAATACCTACTGTTGAAACCCAGATAACTGATGAATTTAAAACTTTTATGCAATGGGTTGATAATTTTCGTAAAATTAGCGTCCGAACCAATGCTGACACGCCCGAGGATGTCAAAAAAGCCCTAGAATATGGCGCCGAAGGCATTGGCCTTTGCCGCACAGAACACATGTTCTTTGGCGGAGAGCGCATCAAAACAGTCCGCGAAATGATTTTGGCTGATGATGAAGCAGGCCGGAGGAAAGCCCTAGGCAAACTCCTGCCCATGCAGAGACAGGATTTTATTGAAATCTTCCGCCTGATGACGGATAAACCAGTAACCATCCGGCTTCTTGATCCGCCTTTGCACGAGTTCCTGCCCCAGACTGATGAAGATATTGCGGCTATGGCATCTGAAATGCAGGTGCCCCCAGAAGTGATTCGCGCTCGGGTCAGTTCCCTGCACGAGACCAATCCAATGCTCGGACACCGCGGCTGCCGGCTTGGCATGACTTATCCGGAAATCACAGAGATGCAAACCCAGGCCATTATGGAAGCCGCTTGTATAGTCAAAAAAGAAGGAATCCAAGTTCATCCAGAAATTATGGTCCCCCTGATTGGCACAGTAATGGAAATCAAAGAACAAAAAGCAATCATTGTCCGCGTTGCCGAAGCTGTAACAGCAGACCGAGGTATTAAGGTCCCCTATCTTGTCGGCACTATGATAGAAATACCAAGAGCCGCGCTTCTCGCAGATAAAATTGCTAAAGAAGCCGCGTTCTTCAGCTTTGGCACCAACGACCTCACGCAAATGTGTTTTGGATATTCCCGAGATGATGCCGGCAAGTTCTTACCCGAGTATATTGCAAAAGGAGTCCTGACCAATGATCCTTTCCAACAATTAGACCAGGAAGGCGTGGGCCAGCTAATAAAAATGGGGATAGAACGCGGCCGAGCAACCAATCCAGACCTGAAAATCGGCATTTGCGGCGAGCATGGCGGCGACCCAGCATCAGTAGAATTTTGCCACCGAATCGGCATGAATTACGTTAGCTGCAGTCCGCCGCGAGTACCAATCGCGCGCTTAGCCGCAGCCCAAGCGGCGCTGAAAGAAAATCCAGAGCCCTAG
- a CDS encoding four helix bundle protein, protein MSIKNFYQLHAWQKAKELTKNIYKITKDFPKEEIYGITSQIRHAIVSVCSNIAEGFGRFFYKDKKRFYYQARGSIQEVQSLLIISYEIENVSKETYIDLFKKSVSVLKLINGLIASVGGNVNPSDE, encoded by the coding sequence ATGAGTATAAAAAACTTTTATCAACTCCATGCTTGGCAAAAAGCTAAAGAACTGACTAAAAATATTTATAAAATTACCAAAGATTTTCCAAAAGAAGAGATTTATGGAATTACAAGTCAAATAAGACATGCCATTGTTTCTGTGTGTTCTAACATTGCCGAGGGTTTTGGCAGGTTTTTTTATAAAGATAAAAAAAGATTTTATTATCAGGCACGAGGTTCGATACAAGAAGTTCAATCTTTATTGATAATTTCTTATGAGATAGAAAACGTTTCAAAAGAAACATATATCGATTTATTTAAAAAGAGTGTATCTGTATTAAAATTAATAAACGGTCTTATTGCATCAGTTGGGGGAAACGTAAACCCCAGTGACGAGTGA